A genome region from Ursus arctos isolate Adak ecotype North America unplaced genomic scaffold, UrsArc2.0 scaffold_18, whole genome shotgun sequence includes the following:
- the FAM221B gene encoding protein FAM221B yields MEADKVTEEPHTTMDTEEHPSSKDPSAEDSQEPPIPETPFKPSISETPLEPLTSETLLEPSISETPLEAHTSESHMVLPASEAPLETHASETALEPSMSETPLEARTSETPLQPSISETLLETHISESHMVLPAPKAPLETHTSETSLKPSMSETPLEAHTSETPLEPSISETPLEAHTSETPLEPSISETPLETHTSESHIVPSTSQAPLETYTSENLLEPSISGTPVGYSEIPLETPIPETLLETDIFKVPEKHLSFHTSSQDHVTVSSSDTPKEDLSKYSPTEVSWTRRSIQISESEILQKHSLSSPSAPVHLDTSAKETEEEGEDKERVDATDSTTHTAQPGQQLGKKKGKKGVSHYTVHPVVPTKQAELVEVAKAMPREKFGAPANYLFQWEKNAALNAIQTGLYIGWRCPHYLWDCFRIGDESKCFCGHLLKEHQIISDISVPCNVGQCRCLMFCFIPSRPEEVGEFWLKRRATFDPKAWRAQCRCKHSHEDHAATGSHPCRVKGCCCNCFESNFLCAACDRRWEEHETFFETEETRRRGGRPHGTDTVNTWRRPL; encoded by the exons ATGGAAGCAGACAAGGTCACAGAAGAGCCTCATACCACCATGGATACGGAGGAGCACCCCTCTTCAAAGGACCCCTCTGCCGAGGACTCACAGGAGCCCCCTATCCCTGAAACACCCTTTAAGCCCTCCATTTCTGAGACCCCTTTAGAGCCCCTTACCTCTGAAACCCTTTTGGAGCCTTCCATCTCTGAGACTCCCTTAGAGGCCCACACCTCTGAATCTCATATGGTGCTACCTGCTTCCGAGGCCCCTTTAGAGACCCACGCCTCTGAAACCGCTTTGGAACCTTCTATGTCTGAGACCCCTTTAGAGGCTCGCACctctgaaacccctttgcaaccTTCCATCTCTGAGACCCTTTTAGAGACCCACATCTCTGAATCTCATATGGTGCTACCTGCTCCCAAGGCCCCTTTAGAGACCCACACCTCTGAAACCTCTTTGAAACCTTCCATGTCTGAGACCCCTTTAGAGGCTCACACCTCTGAAACCCCTTTGGAACCTTCCATCTCTGAGACCCCTTTAGAGGCCCACACCTCTGAAACCCCTTTGGAACCTTCCATCTCTGAGACCCCTTTAGAGACCCACACCTCTGAATCTCATATTGTTCCATCCACTTCCCAGGCTCCTTTAGAGACCTACACCTCTGAAAACCTTTTGGAGCCCTCCATCTCTGGGACCCCTGTAGGATACTCTGAGATCCCTTTGGAAACCCCTATCCCTGAAACCCTGTTGGAGACTGACATCTTTAAGGTCCCAGAGAAACACCTTTCTTTTCATACCTCATCACAAGACCATGTCACTGTATCTTCCTCTGATACTCCAAAGGAAGACCTCTCTAAGTATTCTCCCACCGAGGTCTCGTGGACAAGGAGGTCCATCCAGATCTCTGAGTCTGAGATCCTTCAAAAGCACTCCCTTTCAAGCCCTTCAGCCCCAGTTCACCTGGACACATctgcaaaggaaacagaagaggaaggagaggacaaGGAGCGGGTGGATGCCACTGACAGCACCACACACACAGCTCAGCCTGGACAACAGCTGGgcaagaagaaggggaagaaaggagttAGCC ATTACACAGTCCACCCAGTGGTCCCCACTAAGCAAGCAGAGCTGGTGGAAGTGGCCAAGGCAATGCCCAGAGAGAAGTTTGGTGCTCCGGCGAATTATCTTTTCCAATGGGAGAAGAATGCAGCCCTGAATGCCATCCAGACAG GTCTCTACATTGGCTGGCGCTGCCCGCATTATCTATGGGACTGTTTCCGGATTGGAGATGAGTCTAAATGCTTTTGTGGACACTTGTTGAAAGAGCACCAGATCATCTCAG ACATATCCGTGCCCTGCAATGTGGGCCAGTGCCGCTGCCTCATGTTCTGCTTTATCCCATCACGCCCAGAGGAGGTGGGTGAGTTCTGGCTCAAAAGACGAGCTACCTTTGACCCCAAGGCCTGGAGGGCCCAATGTAGGTGCAAACACAGCCATGAAGACCATGCAGCTACTGGGTCCCATCCCTGCAGGGTGAAAG GCTGTTGCTGCAACTGCTTTGAGTCTAATTTCCTCTGTGCGGCCTGTGACCGGCGCTGGGAGGAACATGAGACTTTCTTTGAGACTGAGGAGACCCGGCGACGAGGAGGGAGGCCTCATG GGACAGACACTGTCAACACCTGGCGCAGGCCTCTTTGA